From Nicotiana tabacum cultivar K326 chromosome 20, ASM71507v2, whole genome shotgun sequence, one genomic window encodes:
- the LOC142174360 gene encoding secreted RxLR effector protein 161-like encodes MKNCSPIAAPIIKGEKFSLNQCSQNALEKEKNERHYLCLLVVSLMYAQVCTRPDIAFAIGMLGRYQSNSGLDHCKAGKRVLRYLQGTKDFKLTYKYSDSLEVIGYSDSDLDGCKDAGKSTSGYIFLLAGGVMS; translated from the coding sequence ATGAAGAACTGTTCACCTATAGCAGCACCCATAATTAAAGGTGAAAAATTCTCATTGAATCAATGTTCACAAAATGCattggaaaaggaaaaaaatgagagaCATTACCTATGCTTGCTTGTTGTGAGCCTTATGTATGCACAAGtctgtactagacctgatattgcttttGCGATAGGAATGCTTGGCAGATATCAAAGTAACTCTGGTCTTGACCATTGTAAAGCGGGTAAAAGAGTTTTGAGATATTTGCAAGGAACCAAGGATTTTAAGCTCACATACAAATACTCTGACTCATTGGAGGTGATTGGATATTCAGACTCTGATTTGGATGGATGTAAAGACGCCGGTAAATCCACTTCAGGATATATTTTCCTTCTTGCTGGAGGTGTTATGTCTTGA